A stretch of the Bombyx mori chromosome 14, ASM3026992v2 genome encodes the following:
- the LOC101743348 gene encoding protein Fe65 homolog isoform X1, which produces MLSGAILCAAPASLRGLAPGLPAARPALLAALVMHALHDHRIDDDSSFVENGLLSYENPNYHLDPSRIESAIYTDLYDMHDGKTTPDDYDNYLDNRRVEDEASSPLNKTNEKNGFITPPQQNGGDDSPPPEKERADQEDTEKSHAAPVPHSAEGPNDDLYAIPVKLRPKKEPQLPPGWEKHEDNDGPYYWHIKSGTIQREIPKMPPIEARESRISMVRDCSNLSEVSKYEGAVMTSSVTRSTTSGALDHVDQEAERKRKEEISYKRRSYPARPEPDNGRAVRFFVRSLGWVEISESDLTPERSSRAVNKCIVDLSLGRNDLLDQVGRWGDGKDLFMDLDDGALKLIDPESLNTLHTQPIHTIRVWGVGRDNGRDFAYVARDRATRKHMCHVFRCEAPARTIANALRDICKRIMIERSLQPPPRPTDLPSTRRPRPLSVGCAFPTPMEEPRKTVRALYLGSAEVSRATGMRVLNDALERLAAARPPSAWRPVHVAVAPSMITITEEGETTPIVECRVRYLSFLGIGRDVRRCAFIVHTAQELFVAHAFHTEPSSGALCKTIEAACKLRYQKCLDAHGGAAAAGAGGAAGGEGRASLGQALKSLVGSLTGRRSS; this is translated from the exons AGAATGGTCTGCTTTCATACGAGAATCCGAACTACCACTTGGACCCGTCCCGAATCGAATCCGCGATATACACCGACCTGTACGACATGCACGACGGCAAAACCACGCCCGACGATTACGACAACTACCTGGACAACAGACG AGTTGAAGACGAGGCTTCGTCGCCACTAAACAAGACAAA TGAAAAGAACGGCTTCATAACGCCCCCACAACAGAATGGTGGTGACGACTCCCCTCCTCCGGAGAAGGAGAGGGCTGACCAGGAAGATACGGAGAAGAGTCACGCGGCACCCGTTCCCCACTCGGCTGAAGGACCCAATGATGATCTGTACGCGATACCAGTGAAGCTCAGACCGAAGAAAGAACCTCAGCTACCACCAGGATGGGAAAAACACGAGG ATAACGACGGCCCATACTATTGGCACATAAAGAGCGGCACAATTCAAAGAGAGATTCCCAAAATGCCCCCCATTGAAGCTAGGGAATCCCGTATTTCCATGGTCAGAGACTGCTCGAATCTCTCCGAAGTCAGCAAATATGAGGGTGCAGTGATGACCTCGTCTGTGACCAGGAGTACAACAAGTGGAGCTCTCGACCATGTCGATCAAGAAGCTGAGAGGAAACGAAAAGAGGAGATTTCTTACAA ACGCCGCAGTTACCCAGCCCGTCCAGAACCAGACAACGGGCGTGCTGTACGATTCTTCGTTCGTTCCCTCGGCTGGGTCGAGATCTCAGAGTCGGATCTGACCCCAGAACGATCCAGTAGAGCAGTCAACAAATGCATCGTGGACCTCAGCTTGGGTCGAAATGATCTTTTAGATCAAGTTGGTCGTTGGGGCGAT GGTAAGGATCTGTTCATGGATCTAGATGATGGCGCCTTGAAACTGATAGATCCAGAGAGCCTGAACACACTTCACACACAGCCCATTCACACTATACGTGTTTGGGGAGTTGGAAGGGATAATGGACG AGATTTTGCATATGTGGCTCGGGATCGCGCTACTCGCAAGCACATGTGCCACGTGTTCCGATGCGAGGCTCCTGCCCGTACCATAGCCAATGCACTCCGGGACATATGCAAGCGCATCATGATTGAACGCTCCTTACaaccgccgccgcgtcccactGACTTACCCTCAACCAGGCGTCCTCGTCCATTATCAG TGGGCTGTGCGTTCCCGACTCCTATGGAAGAGCCTCGCAAGACCGTCCGAGCGTTATACCTGGGCAGCGCCGAGGTGTCCCGGGCTACCGGCATGCGCGTGCTGAATGATGCCCTAGAGCGGTTGGCCGCGGCGCGACCTCCGTCCGCGTGGCGCCCCGTGCACGTCGCCGTGGCTCCTTCCATGATCACCATCACCGAGGAGGGG GAAACGACTCCGATAGTGGAGTGCCGCGTCCGGTACCTGTCGTTCCTGGGCATAGGGCGCGACGTCCGCCGCTGCGCCTTCATCGTGCACACCGCCCAGGAGTTGTTCGTCGCGCACGCCTTCCACACCGAGCCCTCGTCGGGCGCGCTCTGCAAGACCATCGAGGCCGCCTGCAAG CTCCGGTACCAGAAGTGTCTGGACGCGCACGgcggggcggcggcggcgggggcaGGCGGCGCGGCGGGGGGCGAGGGGCGCGCGTCGCTCGGCCAGGCCCTCAAGTCTCTGGTGGGCTCGCTCACGGGCCGCCGCTCCTCCTGA
- the LOC101743348 gene encoding protein Fe65 homolog isoform X2, translating to MRVCDTSKMGLHKRDKNGLLSYENPNYHLDPSRIESAIYTDLYDMHDGKTTPDDYDNYLDNRRVEDEASSPLNKTNEKNGFITPPQQNGGDDSPPPEKERADQEDTEKSHAAPVPHSAEGPNDDLYAIPVKLRPKKEPQLPPGWEKHEDNDGPYYWHIKSGTIQREIPKMPPIEARESRISMVRDCSNLSEVSKYEGAVMTSSVTRSTTSGALDHVDQEAERKRKEEISYKRRSYPARPEPDNGRAVRFFVRSLGWVEISESDLTPERSSRAVNKCIVDLSLGRNDLLDQVGRWGDGKDLFMDLDDGALKLIDPESLNTLHTQPIHTIRVWGVGRDNGRDFAYVARDRATRKHMCHVFRCEAPARTIANALRDICKRIMIERSLQPPPRPTDLPSTRRPRPLSVGCAFPTPMEEPRKTVRALYLGSAEVSRATGMRVLNDALERLAAARPPSAWRPVHVAVAPSMITITEEGETTPIVECRVRYLSFLGIGRDVRRCAFIVHTAQELFVAHAFHTEPSSGALCKTIEAACKLRYQKCLDAHGGAAAAGAGGAAGGEGRASLGQALKSLVGSLTGRRSS from the exons ATGAGAGTGTGTGATACAAGTAAAATGGGTCTTCACAAACGAGACA AGAATGGTCTGCTTTCATACGAGAATCCGAACTACCACTTGGACCCGTCCCGAATCGAATCCGCGATATACACCGACCTGTACGACATGCACGACGGCAAAACCACGCCCGACGATTACGACAACTACCTGGACAACAGACG AGTTGAAGACGAGGCTTCGTCGCCACTAAACAAGACAAA TGAAAAGAACGGCTTCATAACGCCCCCACAACAGAATGGTGGTGACGACTCCCCTCCTCCGGAGAAGGAGAGGGCTGACCAGGAAGATACGGAGAAGAGTCACGCGGCACCCGTTCCCCACTCGGCTGAAGGACCCAATGATGATCTGTACGCGATACCAGTGAAGCTCAGACCGAAGAAAGAACCTCAGCTACCACCAGGATGGGAAAAACACGAGG ATAACGACGGCCCATACTATTGGCACATAAAGAGCGGCACAATTCAAAGAGAGATTCCCAAAATGCCCCCCATTGAAGCTAGGGAATCCCGTATTTCCATGGTCAGAGACTGCTCGAATCTCTCCGAAGTCAGCAAATATGAGGGTGCAGTGATGACCTCGTCTGTGACCAGGAGTACAACAAGTGGAGCTCTCGACCATGTCGATCAAGAAGCTGAGAGGAAACGAAAAGAGGAGATTTCTTACAA ACGCCGCAGTTACCCAGCCCGTCCAGAACCAGACAACGGGCGTGCTGTACGATTCTTCGTTCGTTCCCTCGGCTGGGTCGAGATCTCAGAGTCGGATCTGACCCCAGAACGATCCAGTAGAGCAGTCAACAAATGCATCGTGGACCTCAGCTTGGGTCGAAATGATCTTTTAGATCAAGTTGGTCGTTGGGGCGAT GGTAAGGATCTGTTCATGGATCTAGATGATGGCGCCTTGAAACTGATAGATCCAGAGAGCCTGAACACACTTCACACACAGCCCATTCACACTATACGTGTTTGGGGAGTTGGAAGGGATAATGGACG AGATTTTGCATATGTGGCTCGGGATCGCGCTACTCGCAAGCACATGTGCCACGTGTTCCGATGCGAGGCTCCTGCCCGTACCATAGCCAATGCACTCCGGGACATATGCAAGCGCATCATGATTGAACGCTCCTTACaaccgccgccgcgtcccactGACTTACCCTCAACCAGGCGTCCTCGTCCATTATCAG TGGGCTGTGCGTTCCCGACTCCTATGGAAGAGCCTCGCAAGACCGTCCGAGCGTTATACCTGGGCAGCGCCGAGGTGTCCCGGGCTACCGGCATGCGCGTGCTGAATGATGCCCTAGAGCGGTTGGCCGCGGCGCGACCTCCGTCCGCGTGGCGCCCCGTGCACGTCGCCGTGGCTCCTTCCATGATCACCATCACCGAGGAGGGG GAAACGACTCCGATAGTGGAGTGCCGCGTCCGGTACCTGTCGTTCCTGGGCATAGGGCGCGACGTCCGCCGCTGCGCCTTCATCGTGCACACCGCCCAGGAGTTGTTCGTCGCGCACGCCTTCCACACCGAGCCCTCGTCGGGCGCGCTCTGCAAGACCATCGAGGCCGCCTGCAAG CTCCGGTACCAGAAGTGTCTGGACGCGCACGgcggggcggcggcggcgggggcaGGCGGCGCGGCGGGGGGCGAGGGGCGCGCGTCGCTCGGCCAGGCCCTCAAGTCTCTGGTGGGCTCGCTCACGGGCCGCCGCTCCTCCTGA
- the LOC101743348 gene encoding protein Fe65 homolog isoform X3: protein MHDGKTTPDDYDNYLDNRRVEDEASSPLNKTNEKNGFITPPQQNGGDDSPPPEKERADQEDTEKSHAAPVPHSAEGPNDDLYAIPVKLRPKKEPQLPPGWEKHEDNDGPYYWHIKSGTIQREIPKMPPIEARESRISMVRDCSNLSEVSKYEGAVMTSSVTRSTTSGALDHVDQEAERKRKEEISYKRRSYPARPEPDNGRAVRFFVRSLGWVEISESDLTPERSSRAVNKCIVDLSLGRNDLLDQVGRWGDGKDLFMDLDDGALKLIDPESLNTLHTQPIHTIRVWGVGRDNGRDFAYVARDRATRKHMCHVFRCEAPARTIANALRDICKRIMIERSLQPPPRPTDLPSTRRPRPLSVGCAFPTPMEEPRKTVRALYLGSAEVSRATGMRVLNDALERLAAARPPSAWRPVHVAVAPSMITITEEGETTPIVECRVRYLSFLGIGRDVRRCAFIVHTAQELFVAHAFHTEPSSGALCKTIEAACKLRYQKCLDAHGGAAAAGAGGAAGGEGRASLGQALKSLVGSLTGRRSS from the exons ATGCACGACGGCAAAACCACGCCCGACGATTACGACAACTACCTGGACAACAGACG AGTTGAAGACGAGGCTTCGTCGCCACTAAACAAGACAAA TGAAAAGAACGGCTTCATAACGCCCCCACAACAGAATGGTGGTGACGACTCCCCTCCTCCGGAGAAGGAGAGGGCTGACCAGGAAGATACGGAGAAGAGTCACGCGGCACCCGTTCCCCACTCGGCTGAAGGACCCAATGATGATCTGTACGCGATACCAGTGAAGCTCAGACCGAAGAAAGAACCTCAGCTACCACCAGGATGGGAAAAACACGAGG ATAACGACGGCCCATACTATTGGCACATAAAGAGCGGCACAATTCAAAGAGAGATTCCCAAAATGCCCCCCATTGAAGCTAGGGAATCCCGTATTTCCATGGTCAGAGACTGCTCGAATCTCTCCGAAGTCAGCAAATATGAGGGTGCAGTGATGACCTCGTCTGTGACCAGGAGTACAACAAGTGGAGCTCTCGACCATGTCGATCAAGAAGCTGAGAGGAAACGAAAAGAGGAGATTTCTTACAA ACGCCGCAGTTACCCAGCCCGTCCAGAACCAGACAACGGGCGTGCTGTACGATTCTTCGTTCGTTCCCTCGGCTGGGTCGAGATCTCAGAGTCGGATCTGACCCCAGAACGATCCAGTAGAGCAGTCAACAAATGCATCGTGGACCTCAGCTTGGGTCGAAATGATCTTTTAGATCAAGTTGGTCGTTGGGGCGAT GGTAAGGATCTGTTCATGGATCTAGATGATGGCGCCTTGAAACTGATAGATCCAGAGAGCCTGAACACACTTCACACACAGCCCATTCACACTATACGTGTTTGGGGAGTTGGAAGGGATAATGGACG AGATTTTGCATATGTGGCTCGGGATCGCGCTACTCGCAAGCACATGTGCCACGTGTTCCGATGCGAGGCTCCTGCCCGTACCATAGCCAATGCACTCCGGGACATATGCAAGCGCATCATGATTGAACGCTCCTTACaaccgccgccgcgtcccactGACTTACCCTCAACCAGGCGTCCTCGTCCATTATCAG TGGGCTGTGCGTTCCCGACTCCTATGGAAGAGCCTCGCAAGACCGTCCGAGCGTTATACCTGGGCAGCGCCGAGGTGTCCCGGGCTACCGGCATGCGCGTGCTGAATGATGCCCTAGAGCGGTTGGCCGCGGCGCGACCTCCGTCCGCGTGGCGCCCCGTGCACGTCGCCGTGGCTCCTTCCATGATCACCATCACCGAGGAGGGG GAAACGACTCCGATAGTGGAGTGCCGCGTCCGGTACCTGTCGTTCCTGGGCATAGGGCGCGACGTCCGCCGCTGCGCCTTCATCGTGCACACCGCCCAGGAGTTGTTCGTCGCGCACGCCTTCCACACCGAGCCCTCGTCGGGCGCGCTCTGCAAGACCATCGAGGCCGCCTGCAAG CTCCGGTACCAGAAGTGTCTGGACGCGCACGgcggggcggcggcggcgggggcaGGCGGCGCGGCGGGGGGCGAGGGGCGCGCGTCGCTCGGCCAGGCCCTCAAGTCTCTGGTGGGCTCGCTCACGGGCCGCCGCTCCTCCTGA